From the genome of Scytonema hofmannii PCC 7110, one region includes:
- a CDS encoding vWA domain-containing protein has product MAKKSSKNNSAKLPNNRTSTQNTRTKFTLYNFAGKEKAYYLVDKVHLEREPGDIPDKSVAHSIIIIDRSGSMCGDIQALKDTLIKLLTLDEYINFQLVITLISYSSKGDVSCHFQRIPIQEVMKQNSPYLEAIRQIRATYATCISQSMEMAKSMIQEGELTAITLHSDGYANDTSPSAEAKALEIICQELKGKDVFVNTIAYSYSSDFKLLSKIANIVSGVCIKAGDVKEVYNAIYSTSKLLGSSVAPAIEEPLAADYSYQILFSKSAKKINGTTGTLKICGLKSDDEALVYKYKQITKEAYEQLDVPVAQNDESVYAFAKANLAEGNLNTAKYAIASTFNATLTERHAKALTNEHVADFAQDIDIALFYPNVLSEHEILDKVKVNEKTSLLELIKVLEEHRSSIIINFKHLQENYQRKGIKRVNGSRDENGNLVKPWLTTEYIDKTDYIGMGSFEINHNTATVNMLVTRKVRLVKAEDKTPIIEVAGLLVNDLASFNNYTIVSDGDLNVKSLRVKISSKKAFEALKEQGVLEKDGSPAKEFDFHDEYTIKLDNLPLVPFEGHYSSIDSLFNQLAEIKVLSSIISAHLKEESDLFLPEQLEELKKHYLSKSLYINFPTTNEYTDINEALTTGIIDSRVSYKIDIGSKEILNLSKLHSANKFLDRMYQVYDKETGEIFQKPTFELAFNENVAYNHKQLSSRTKITKVDEFMKPIFEDFLGLEKNGVVTAILVRVGADNLVRVLQDKWDSKPVNKEEMVTALTAADKKLEAYVERIYRDKICPLIFYIGSTGLLPDEMQAKASTADELAAKYPNLLFSKDEQEGTFFEVGDSILSVYAKTEYYTKKITVGVEE; this is encoded by the coding sequence ATGGCAAAGAAATCATCAAAAAACAACAGTGCAAAACTTCCTAACAACAGGACATCCACACAAAATACGAGAACAAAATTTACTCTTTACAATTTTGCAGGCAAAGAAAAAGCTTACTACTTAGTCGATAAAGTCCACTTAGAAAGAGAGCCTGGTGATATTCCGGACAAATCTGTAGCCCATAGCATTATTATCATCGATCGCTCTGGTTCGATGTGTGGTGACATTCAGGCATTAAAAGACACTTTGATTAAACTTTTGACTCTTGATGAATACATCAATTTCCAGTTAGTTATCACCTTAATATCCTATTCCTCTAAAGGCGATGTCTCTTGTCACTTCCAACGGATTCCCATTCAAGAAGTGATGAAACAAAATTCTCCATACCTAGAAGCCATTAGACAAATTCGCGCAACTTATGCAACGTGTATCTCCCAATCAATGGAGATGGCGAAATCGATGATACAAGAGGGAGAATTAACTGCTATCACTCTCCACAGTGATGGTTATGCGAACGATACCAGCCCCAGTGCAGAAGCCAAAGCCCTTGAGATAATTTGTCAAGAACTCAAAGGCAAAGATGTTTTTGTGAATACTATTGCTTATTCCTACTCCTCTGACTTCAAACTTCTTTCAAAGATTGCCAATATTGTCTCTGGTGTATGTATTAAAGCGGGTGATGTCAAAGAAGTTTATAACGCTATTTACAGCACTTCCAAGTTATTGGGTAGTTCAGTAGCACCAGCCATAGAAGAACCTTTAGCTGCTGATTACAGCTATCAAATTCTCTTCTCTAAAAGTGCCAAAAAAATTAACGGGACAACAGGGACTTTAAAAATTTGTGGTTTAAAGTCAGATGATGAAGCGCTCGTCTACAAATATAAACAAATTACCAAAGAGGCTTACGAGCAATTAGATGTTCCTGTGGCTCAAAATGATGAATCAGTGTACGCCTTTGCAAAAGCAAACTTAGCAGAAGGAAACTTAAATACAGCTAAGTATGCGATCGCGAGTACCTTTAATGCTACTTTAACTGAAAGACACGCTAAAGCACTAACAAACGAACACGTCGCCGACTTTGCACAAGATATTGACATTGCACTGTTCTATCCCAACGTCTTGAGCGAGCATGAAATCCTAGATAAAGTGAAAGTTAATGAGAAAACTTCCCTCTTAGAACTCATCAAAGTTTTGGAAGAACATCGTAGCAGCATCATTATTAACTTCAAGCACTTACAGGAAAACTATCAAAGAAAGGGAATCAAAAGAGTTAACGGTTCCAGAGATGAAAATGGCAATCTTGTCAAGCCTTGGTTAACAACCGAGTATATAGATAAAACTGACTATATTGGTATGGGGTCGTTTGAGATTAATCACAACACCGCCACGGTCAATATGCTTGTCACTCGTAAAGTCAGACTGGTTAAAGCAGAAGACAAAACTCCCATTATTGAAGTCGCAGGATTGTTAGTTAATGACCTAGCTAGTTTTAATAATTACACTATCGTCAGTGATGGTGACCTCAACGTGAAATCATTGCGCGTGAAAATCAGCAGCAAGAAAGCTTTTGAAGCCTTGAAAGAACAAGGCGTACTAGAAAAAGATGGTTCTCCTGCAAAAGAATTTGATTTCCACGACGAGTACACTATTAAGCTAGACAATTTACCTTTAGTACCTTTTGAAGGACATTACAGCAGTATCGATAGTTTATTCAACCAGTTAGCAGAAATCAAAGTTCTTTCCAGTATCATTTCTGCTCATTTAAAAGAAGAGTCAGATCTCTTTTTACCAGAACAGTTGGAAGAGTTGAAAAAGCATTATCTTTCAAAGAGCCTTTACATTAACTTTCCAACCACGAACGAATACACAGACATCAATGAAGCCCTAACAACTGGCATTATTGATTCTAGAGTCAGCTATAAAATTGATATTGGTAGCAAAGAGATTCTCAACCTCAGTAAACTACATTCTGCAAACAAGTTTCTTGACAGAATGTATCAGGTATATGACAAAGAAACTGGAGAAATTTTCCAAAAGCCTACTTTTGAACTCGCTTTCAATGAAAATGTCGCTTACAACCACAAGCAACTGTCCTCCCGTACAAAAATCACCAAAGTGGATGAATTTATGAAACCTATTTTCGAGGATTTTTTAGGATTAGAGAAAAATGGTGTTGTGACAGCTATCCTTGTTAGAGTTGGGGCTGATAATTTGGTGCGAGTCTTACAAGATAAGTGGGATAGTAAACCAGTTAATAAAGAAGAGATGGTAACGGCTTTAACAGCAGCAGATAAAAAATTAGAAGCGTATGTGGAAAGAATTTACCGCGATAAAATCTGTCCTTTGATATTTTACATAGGTTCTACAGGACTGTTACCAGATGAGATGCAAGCCAAAGCATCAACAGCAGATGAACTAGCTGCAAAATATCCAAACTTGCTATTTTCTAAAGATGAACAAGAAGGGACATTTTTTGAAGTAGGTGACAGCATTCTTAGCGTATATGCGAAGACTGAGTACTATACAAAGAAGATTACTGTTGGTGTAGAAGAGTAG
- a CDS encoding bacteriocin produces MSIVKITELQSVNQIQELSDEDLKSVVGGLANVGLFGILTSLLFGFTFNDLFKGGIQDNEPPEAPEPPEAPEPPEAP; encoded by the coding sequence ATGTCTATCGTCAAAATCACGGAATTACAATCCGTCAACCAAATTCAAGAACTGAGCGATGAAGATTTAAAGTCTGTAGTCGGCGGACTGGCTAACGTCGGACTTTTTGGAATTTTAACCAGTCTCTTATTCGGCTTCACTTTTAACGATCTGTTCAAAGGAGGTATACAAGATAACGAGCCACCAGAAGCTCCAGAGCCACCAGAAGCTCCAGAGCCACCAGAGGCTCCATAG
- a CDS encoding murein transglycosylase A: protein MKKTLALLSLSLGITLINPIWSAIAQIPTIPPLPFPNNSTEPLPPPLTVTDVGTCKSPARCLGWDEQIWGQKGKQGDKQALLASIDNSLRYLQTDKAVLAYQNYPIKEITLDRVRRSLIRFRQLVVNSKSPAQLQAAVRREFVFYKSVGSDGKGTVKFTAYYEPVYTASRTQTAVYKYPLYRLPPNFDQWAKPHPKRIDLEGKNGLLGEKSPLRGLEMFWFRNRLDAYLIHIQGSAQLKLTDGTTTSVGFAGGTDYPWTSIGKELVKNGKLKRENATMPSIISYFNRNPQDLNEYLPLWERFVFFQETNGESASGSTGVPVTAERSIATDKSLMPPGALALIYASFPYPKKGGGLESRQVNRFVLDQDTGSAIKSPGRVDYFMGTGSLAGYRAGITGSTGNLYYLLLKEEKINGKHF, encoded by the coding sequence ATGAAAAAAACCCTTGCTTTACTTTCTTTGAGTCTAGGTATTACCCTCATTAACCCTATCTGGTCAGCGATCGCTCAGATCCCCACTATACCGCCATTACCATTTCCTAACAACTCAACCGAACCGCTACCTCCACCACTTACAGTAACAGATGTAGGAACGTGTAAATCTCCAGCGCGATGCTTGGGTTGGGATGAGCAAATTTGGGGACAAAAGGGTAAACAGGGTGATAAACAAGCATTACTAGCTTCTATTGATAACAGCTTGCGTTATTTACAAACTGATAAGGCAGTTTTAGCTTATCAAAATTATCCCATTAAAGAAATTACCCTAGATCGTGTCCGTCGTAGTTTGATACGTTTTCGCCAATTGGTCGTTAACTCCAAATCCCCAGCACAATTACAAGCTGCTGTCCGTCGGGAATTTGTTTTTTATAAGTCCGTTGGTAGTGATGGTAAAGGTACTGTTAAATTTACTGCCTACTACGAACCAGTTTATACTGCCAGTCGTACCCAAACTGCTGTCTATAAATATCCGCTTTACCGACTTCCGCCAAATTTTGACCAATGGGCAAAACCGCATCCCAAGCGTATTGATTTAGAGGGGAAAAATGGTTTGCTAGGAGAGAAAAGCCCGTTGCGCGGTTTGGAAATGTTTTGGTTTCGCAATCGATTGGATGCATATCTGATTCACATTCAAGGTTCTGCTCAACTCAAACTGACTGATGGCACTACAACCTCTGTTGGTTTTGCAGGTGGCACAGACTACCCTTGGACAAGTATTGGAAAAGAACTTGTTAAAAATGGTAAACTTAAGCGTGAAAACGCTACTATGCCGAGTATTATATCATATTTTAACCGCAATCCCCAAGATTTAAATGAATATTTACCTCTGTGGGAACGCTTTGTTTTCTTTCAGGAAACTAATGGCGAGTCTGCTTCCGGCAGTACGGGTGTACCTGTAACTGCAGAGCGTAGCATTGCTACAGATAAATCTCTCATGCCTCCTGGAGCGTTGGCACTGATTTATGCCTCATTTCCCTATCCTAAAAAAGGTGGTGGGCTGGAATCGCGTCAGGTCAATCGCTTTGTACTTGACCAAGATACAGGTAGTGCTATCAAAAGTCCGGGACGTGTCGATTATTTTATGGGAACAGGTTCTTTAGCTGGTTATCGGGCTGGTATCACGGGTAGTACTGGGAATTTATACTACTTGCTTTTAAAAGAAGAAAAAATTAACGGTAAGCATTTTTAG